One segment of Massilia sp. Se16.2.3 DNA contains the following:
- the tssE gene encoding type VI secretion system baseplate subunit TssE: MTGFIPGLLDRLMDERSEQGRAAQGLNLEQIKDHVARDLEALLNTRAAIPSGAFDGYPRARASILNYGLVDFAAFCLTSDEDRAAICASLKTAIETHEPRLKDVAARIEAVAGSVNRLNFVIHARLDLEGAGETVDFSAVLQPSSLRYAIRKGKR; the protein is encoded by the coding sequence ATGACAGGTTTCATCCCCGGCCTGCTCGATCGCCTCATGGACGAGCGCAGCGAGCAGGGCAGGGCGGCGCAGGGCCTGAACCTTGAACAGATCAAGGACCACGTTGCGCGCGACCTCGAAGCGCTGCTCAACACGCGCGCGGCCATCCCGAGCGGCGCCTTCGACGGTTATCCGCGCGCCCGCGCCTCCATCCTCAATTACGGCCTGGTCGACTTTGCCGCCTTCTGCCTCACCAGCGACGAAGACCGCGCGGCGATCTGCGCCAGCCTGAAGACGGCCATCGAGACCCACGAGCCGCGCCTGAAGGATGTCGCCGCGCGCATCGAGGCGGTGGCCGGCAGTGTCAACCGCCTCAATTTCGTCATCCACGCGCGCCTCGACCTGGAAGGCGCCGGCGAAACCGTCGACTTCAGCGCCGTGCTGCAGCCTTCCTCGCTGCGCTACGCGATCAGGAAGGGCAAGCGCTAG
- the tssA gene encoding type VI secretion system protein TssA, whose amino-acid sequence MLDVEQLLKPVSVESPCGEDLAFSSEVDAIAQARKADDPSLEQGAWVTTLKEADWKFVSKRCALLIETRSKDLQLAVWLAEATAGTAGLRALGEALLAIAGLCERWDGLYPQPDEDGFERRIGNLCWIAARIPQLATECPVTEGATFSMRDIEAARAHGAEAIAEVEAARSRTSRAFQQALLEDCQHCPDALARLEEAVDARLGVDGPSFSTARNALQNLAHFVTPATAAVAVSAVSAAPAPAVAGVAAAGAMALPMPASVLQTRAQALAQLRAVADYFRHTEPHSPVAYLADKAAAWGEQPLHLWLRSVVKDAGALAHVEELLGIEGEGT is encoded by the coding sequence ATGCTCGACGTCGAACAGTTACTCAAGCCGGTCAGCGTGGAGAGCCCCTGCGGCGAGGACCTGGCGTTTTCCAGCGAGGTGGACGCGATTGCCCAGGCACGCAAGGCCGACGACCCGTCGCTGGAGCAGGGGGCATGGGTCACCACGCTCAAGGAAGCGGACTGGAAGTTCGTCAGCAAGCGCTGCGCGCTCCTGATTGAAACGCGCAGCAAGGACTTGCAGCTGGCGGTCTGGCTGGCCGAGGCCACCGCCGGGACGGCCGGGCTGCGGGCGCTGGGCGAAGCGCTGCTGGCGATCGCCGGCTTGTGCGAGCGCTGGGACGGGCTGTATCCGCAGCCGGACGAAGACGGTTTCGAACGCCGCATCGGTAACCTGTGCTGGATCGCGGCGCGCATTCCCCAACTGGCGACGGAATGCCCGGTGACCGAAGGCGCCACGTTCTCGATGCGCGACATCGAAGCGGCCCGTGCCCATGGTGCGGAAGCGATCGCCGAGGTCGAGGCGGCGCGCAGCCGGACTTCGCGAGCCTTCCAGCAGGCCCTGCTCGAGGATTGCCAGCACTGCCCGGATGCGCTCGCCAGACTGGAGGAAGCCGTCGACGCGCGACTGGGCGTGGACGGGCCGAGCTTCAGCACCGCGCGCAACGCCTTGCAGAACCTGGCGCACTTCGTGACGCCTGCGACTGCCGCCGTCGCCGTCAGCGCGGTCTCCGCGGCGCCGGCGCCGGCAGTGGCGGGCGTGGCGGCCGCTGGCGCGATGGCCTTGCCGATGCCGGCCAGCGTGCTGCAGACCCGCGCCCAGGCGCTGGCCCAGCTGCGCGCGGTGGCCGACTACTTCCGCCACACCGAGCCGCACAGCCCGGTCGCCTACCTGGCCGACAAGGCGGCGGCCTGGGGCGAACAGCCGCTGCACCTCTGGCTCAGGAGCGTGGTGAAGGATGCGGGCGCACTGGCCCATGTCGAAGAACTGCTGGGAATCGAAGGCGAGGGAACTTAG
- a CDS encoding phasin family protein, which yields MFTSPEQFASATKTLFDLQMQTFDMLANKTVRGLEQVVALNMNTARSTMDKTLSASRDLSQARDARAAFDALSARMSPDMAGNAEYRDQFKAIIEEMQSEFRRAADVHMAEAKSTLSALIYDVTQNVKPGSENAVEIIKSAIDNAFQGYEQVTQATRQAVQNVEDQIAKASAMVRPGGGDAAKASDGREGGG from the coding sequence ATGTTCACGAGTCCGGAACAATTCGCATCCGCCACCAAAACCCTGTTCGACCTGCAAATGCAGACCTTCGACATGCTCGCCAACAAGACTGTCAGAGGTCTCGAACAGGTGGTGGCGCTCAACATGAATACCGCCCGCAGCACGATGGACAAGACCCTCTCCGCCAGCCGCGACCTCTCCCAGGCGCGCGACGCCCGCGCCGCCTTCGATGCACTGTCCGCCCGGATGTCGCCCGACATGGCCGGCAACGCCGAGTACCGCGACCAGTTCAAGGCCATCATCGAAGAGATGCAGAGCGAGTTCAGGCGTGCGGCCGACGTCCACATGGCCGAAGCCAAGAGCACGCTCTCGGCGCTGATCTACGACGTCACGCAGAACGTCAAGCCAGGCTCGGAGAATGCGGTCGAGATCATCAAGTCCGCCATCGACAATGCCTTCCAGGGCTACGAACAGGTGACCCAGGCCACGCGCCAGGCGGTGCAGAACGTGGAAGACCAGATCGCCAAGGCGTCGGCGATGGTCCGGCCCGGCGGCGGTGACGCAGCGAAGGCCTCTGACGGCCGGGAGGGCGGGGGCTGA
- the cueR gene encoding Cu(I)-responsive transcriptional regulator yields the protein MNIGDAAHASGVSAKMIRHYEAIGLIKPAHRSEAGYRRYSGQDLRVLQFIHRARGLGFSLAQIGALLALWQDRSRASSDVHALAQAHIEALNQKIAEMEAMRRTLEQLAASCHGDARSACPILDDLAGQ from the coding sequence ATGAACATCGGCGACGCGGCGCACGCGTCAGGCGTCTCGGCCAAGATGATCCGCCATTACGAGGCCATCGGACTCATCAAGCCTGCGCACCGTAGCGAGGCCGGCTACCGGCGCTATTCAGGCCAGGACCTGCGCGTGCTGCAATTCATCCACCGCGCGCGCGGACTCGGGTTTTCCCTCGCGCAGATCGGCGCGCTGCTGGCGCTGTGGCAGGACCGTTCGCGCGCGAGCAGCGACGTGCACGCCCTGGCGCAGGCGCATATCGAGGCGTTGAACCAGAAGATCGCGGAGATGGAAGCGATGCGGCGCACGCTCGAGCAATTGGCAGCGTCCTGCCACGGGGATGCGCGCTCTGCGTGTCCGATCCTGGATGATCTGGCGGGGCAGTAG
- the rnr gene encoding ribonuclease R, producing the protein MKQPTHTIPSREEILGVFRDAGAPLDAAALARALQVKPAAQEVLGRRLNAMERDGQIRTNGNGLYMLADQSGFIAGKIAAHRDGFGFVIPDEPGDDLFLNDKEMQKVLHGDRVLAKIVGTDRRGRPEGTIVEVVERANTHIIGRLLNEGGVWIVSPEDQRMSQDILVAGSPGKARAGQVVSVELIEQPARFQQPTGRIVEVLGELDDPGMEIEIAVRKFGVPHVFSPAALKQAGKLPSEVRDADLVDRVDLRDVPLVTIDGEDARDFDDAVYCEPVKVGAEDGFRLLVAIADVSHYVKPNDALDADAIERSTSVYFPRRVIPMLPEKLSNGLCSLNPAVDRLCLVCDMVVTSAGEVTAYQFYPAVMHSAARLTYNQVAEVLADRHGEEAARRPAIVPHLLNLNAAFHALLKARHERGAIDFETTETYIVCNAMGKIEKIIPRTRNDAHRLIEECMLAANVCAADLLIRHKHPGTFRIHGTPTEEKLNQLRTFLRQAGLNLGGGTKPTAGDYAAVMREIKDRPDAALLQTMLLRSMQQAVYSPDNVGHFGLAYEAYAHFTSPIRRYPDLLTHRAIKAILLGRRYEPKGIDVSKLNTTVSNAVRKQAAKDKAEGKSKEEKDLTIWDALGVHCSANERRADEASRDVENWLKCFYMQDKLGESFTGVIAGVTTFGIFVQLDELYVEGLVHITGLGQDYFQYDEARHLLRGERTGRTFGLTDRVTVQVAKVDLEARKIDLVLAEEGAAAPAQPQGQQSQQDGQNARADGGRGNRGGNGNASNGGRGGQQKQEGNRDGGREGGGKRSRRNRRNGGAANLSTPGHLDEPAVDTLALTAVAVPQPQVDEADPDQPSAKPSRRARKNAAAARRREEAETESAAQAAAAVVAAEPVATPAADAPAAGEQAIAQGTQERNS; encoded by the coding sequence TTGAAGCAACCTACTCATACCATTCCTAGCCGCGAGGAAATCCTCGGCGTGTTTCGTGATGCAGGCGCACCGCTCGACGCAGCAGCGCTTGCCCGTGCCCTGCAAGTCAAGCCGGCTGCCCAGGAAGTCCTGGGCCGGCGCCTGAACGCGATGGAGCGCGATGGCCAGATCCGCACCAACGGCAACGGCCTCTATATGCTGGCCGACCAGTCCGGTTTCATCGCCGGCAAGATCGCCGCGCACCGCGACGGTTTCGGCTTCGTCATTCCGGATGAACCAGGCGACGACCTGTTCTTGAACGACAAGGAAATGCAGAAGGTACTGCATGGCGACCGCGTCCTCGCGAAGATCGTCGGCACCGACCGCCGCGGCCGTCCGGAAGGCACCATCGTCGAAGTCGTCGAACGTGCCAATACCCACATCATCGGCCGCCTGCTCAACGAAGGCGGCGTCTGGATCGTCTCGCCCGAAGACCAGCGCATGAGCCAGGACATCCTGGTCGCCGGTTCCCCGGGCAAGGCGCGCGCCGGGCAGGTGGTGAGCGTCGAGCTGATCGAACAGCCGGCGCGTTTCCAGCAGCCGACCGGCCGCATCGTCGAAGTCCTCGGCGAACTGGACGACCCGGGCATGGAAATCGAAATCGCCGTGCGCAAGTTCGGTGTGCCGCATGTATTCTCGCCAGCCGCACTGAAGCAGGCGGGCAAGCTGCCGAGCGAAGTACGCGATGCCGACCTGGTCGACCGCGTCGACCTGCGCGATGTGCCGCTTGTCACCATCGACGGCGAAGACGCGCGCGACTTCGACGATGCCGTCTACTGCGAACCGGTCAAGGTCGGCGCCGAGGATGGCTTCCGCCTGCTGGTCGCCATCGCCGACGTCAGCCATTACGTGAAACCGAACGATGCGCTCGATGCGGACGCGATCGAGCGCAGCACCTCGGTGTATTTCCCGCGCCGGGTGATCCCGATGCTGCCGGAAAAGCTCTCGAACGGCCTGTGCTCGCTGAACCCGGCCGTCGACCGCCTCTGCCTGGTCTGCGACATGGTCGTGACCAGCGCCGGCGAAGTCACCGCCTACCAGTTCTATCCGGCCGTGATGCACTCGGCCGCGCGCCTGACCTATAACCAGGTGGCCGAAGTGCTGGCCGACCGCCACGGCGAGGAAGCCGCACGCCGTCCGGCCATCGTGCCGCACCTCTTGAACCTGAACGCGGCCTTCCACGCGCTCTTGAAAGCGCGCCACGAGCGCGGCGCCATCGATTTCGAAACGACGGAAACCTATATCGTCTGCAATGCGATGGGCAAGATCGAGAAGATCATCCCGCGCACCCGCAACGACGCGCACCGCCTGATCGAGGAATGCATGCTGGCCGCGAACGTCTGCGCCGCCGACCTCCTGATCCGCCACAAGCATCCGGGCACCTTCCGCATCCACGGCACCCCGACCGAGGAAAAGCTGAACCAGCTGCGCACCTTCCTGCGCCAGGCCGGCCTGAACCTCGGCGGCGGCACCAAGCCGACCGCGGGCGACTACGCCGCCGTCATGCGCGAGATCAAGGACCGTCCGGACGCGGCACTGCTGCAGACCATGCTGCTGCGCTCGATGCAGCAGGCCGTCTACAGCCCCGACAACGTCGGCCACTTCGGCCTGGCCTACGAGGCCTATGCCCACTTCACCAGCCCGATCCGCCGCTACCCGGACCTGCTGACCCACCGCGCCATCAAGGCCATCCTGCTGGGCCGCAGGTACGAGCCGAAAGGCATCGACGTCTCGAAGCTCAACACCACCGTCTCGAACGCCGTGCGCAAGCAGGCCGCGAAAGACAAGGCGGAAGGCAAGTCGAAGGAAGAGAAAGACCTGACCATCTGGGACGCGCTGGGCGTGCACTGCTCGGCCAACGAGCGCCGCGCCGACGAAGCTTCGCGCGACGTCGAGAACTGGCTCAAGTGCTTCTACATGCAGGACAAGCTGGGCGAATCGTTCACCGGTGTCATCGCCGGCGTCACCACCTTCGGCATCTTCGTGCAGCTCGACGAACTGTATGTCGAAGGCCTGGTGCACATCACCGGCCTGGGCCAGGATTATTTCCAGTACGACGAAGCGCGCCACCTGCTGCGCGGCGAACGCACCGGCAGGACTTTCGGCCTGACCGACCGCGTGACCGTGCAGGTCGCGAAAGTCGACCTCGAAGCACGCAAGATCGACCTGGTGCTGGCGGAGGAGGGAGCTGCCGCACCGGCGCAGCCGCAAGGACAGCAGAGCCAGCAGGACGGGCAGAATGCACGCGCCGACGGCGGCCGCGGCAACCGCGGCGGTAACGGGAACGCCAGCAACGGCGGGCGCGGCGGACAGCAGAAGCAGGAAGGCAATCGCGATGGCGGCCGCGAAGGCGGCGGCAAGCGTTCGCGCCGCAACCGCAGGAATGGCGGCGCCGCCAACCTGTCGACGCCTGGCCACCTCGACGAGCCGGCGGTCGACACGCTCGCACTGACCGCCGTGGCGGTGCCGCAGCCGCAGGTCGACGAAGCCGATCCGGACCAGCCGTCCGCGAAACCATCGCGCCGTGCCCGCAAGAACGCCGCGGCCGCGCGCCGCCGTGAGGAAGCGGAGACGGAATCGGCCGCGCAGGCAGCCGCAGCGGTCGTGGCCGCGGAGCCGGTTGCCACACCGGCGGCCGACGCACCCGCCGCAGGGGAGCAAGCCATCGCGCAAGGGACGCAAGAGCGCAACAGCTGA
- the rlmB gene encoding 23S rRNA (guanosine(2251)-2'-O)-methyltransferase RlmB, with translation MKNKMIFGFHAVTSRLRHEAQSVEEIFVDAERNDARMKALIANAKEAGVRVMPVDAARLDKIVGTRRHRGVIAFASQLALARNLDELLDAIDGPPLLLILDGITDPHNLGACLRVADGVGAHAVIVPKDRAVGLNATAAKVASGAAETVPYITVTNLARTMRDLKDRGIWLIGTSDDADKGLYEADFTGPTALVMGSEGEGMRRLTRETCDLLVSIPMFGSVESLNVSVASGVCLYEARRQRGA, from the coding sequence ATGAAGAATAAAATGATTTTCGGCTTCCACGCGGTGACCTCGCGGCTGCGCCACGAGGCCCAATCGGTGGAAGAGATCTTTGTCGACGCCGAGCGCAACGACGCCCGCATGAAGGCCCTGATCGCGAACGCGAAAGAGGCCGGCGTGCGCGTCATGCCGGTCGACGCCGCCCGTCTCGACAAGATCGTCGGCACCCGCCGCCACCGGGGCGTGATCGCCTTTGCCAGCCAGCTGGCGCTGGCGCGCAACCTCGACGAGCTGCTCGATGCCATCGACGGCCCGCCGCTGCTGCTCATCCTCGACGGCATCACCGACCCGCACAACCTGGGCGCCTGCCTGCGCGTGGCCGACGGCGTTGGCGCGCATGCGGTCATCGTGCCGAAGGACCGCGCGGTTGGCCTGAACGCCACCGCGGCGAAGGTCGCCAGCGGCGCCGCCGAGACGGTTCCCTACATCACGGTGACGAACCTGGCGCGCACCATGCGCGACCTGAAGGACCGCGGCATCTGGCTGATCGGCACCTCCGACGATGCCGACAAGGGCCTCTACGAAGCCGACTTCACCGGCCCGACCGCGCTCGTCATGGGTTCCGAAGGCGAGGGCATGCGCCGCCTCACCCGCGAAACCTGCGATTTACTGGTGTCCATCCCGATGTTTGGCTCGGTCGAGAGCCTGAACGTGTCGGTGGCGTCGGGCGTCTGCCTGTACGAGGCACGCCGCCAGCGCGGAGCCTGA
- a CDS encoding alpha/beta fold hydrolase, giving the protein MAQVATAGSGRYTVIFESGFGTDLRAWRKVAPALAGKARVFTYSRAGHGGSEARPEPRTIEQNSVELEQLVAAAKLAPPFILVGHSYGGLLVRSYAARHPEQVAGMVLVDPSDEGLNPALRKLDAERAANDDRQFAAIVPARFQAELRLLQPVLDSGKLALAGKLPDVPTVVLTSVQQTEKPEFFVQAPQAVAIKQGLHANFLRQFSDGSQVLTARSGHNIELEEPELVIAAVEKVMAAADKRPGR; this is encoded by the coding sequence GTGGCGCAGGTCGCCACCGCGGGCAGCGGCCGCTACACCGTGATCTTCGAATCCGGCTTCGGCACCGACCTGCGCGCCTGGCGCAAGGTGGCGCCTGCGCTGGCCGGCAAGGCGCGCGTCTTCACCTATTCGCGCGCCGGCCATGGCGGCTCGGAGGCGCGGCCGGAACCGCGCACCATCGAACAGAACAGCGTGGAACTGGAACAGCTGGTCGCAGCGGCGAAGCTGGCGCCGCCCTTCATCCTCGTCGGCCACTCCTACGGCGGCCTGCTGGTGCGCAGCTACGCCGCGCGCCATCCGGAGCAGGTGGCGGGCATGGTGCTGGTCGACCCGAGCGACGAGGGATTGAATCCAGCCTTGCGCAAGCTCGACGCGGAACGCGCCGCAAACGACGACCGCCAGTTCGCAGCCATTGTCCCGGCCAGGTTTCAGGCGGAATTGAGGTTGCTGCAGCCCGTGCTCGATAGCGGCAAGCTGGCGCTGGCAGGCAAGCTGCCGGACGTGCCGACCGTGGTGCTGACCTCGGTGCAGCAGACCGAGAAGCCCGAGTTCTTCGTCCAGGCCCCGCAAGCGGTGGCGATCAAGCAGGGCCTGCACGCAAACTTCCTGCGCCAGTTCAGCGACGGCTCGCAAGTGCTGACGGCGCGCAGCGGCCACAATATCGAGCTCGAAGAACCGGAACTCGTGATCGCCGCCGTCGAGAAGGTGATGGCCGCGGCCGACAAGCGCCCCGGGCGCTGA
- a CDS encoding ABC transporter ATP-binding protein has translation MSAVISARGLSKRYGKRTAIDNIDFEIPAGRIVGLIGPNGSGKTTTLKAALGLVPFDGELSVMGLDPRTQRDALMQDVCFIADVAILPRWLRVMDAIDFVAGVHPRFDRARAERYIANTRLTPTMKVKEMSKGMIVQLHLALVMAIDAKLLVLDEPTLGLDIIYRKQFYQNLLEDYFDENKTIVITTHQVEEVEHILTDLLFIRDGKIVLAASMDEVGERYVEVMVAADKVTAANALQPLDQRTVFGKSVMLFDSARAGGVSRAQLAALGETRNPSVADLFVATMKGTYA, from the coding sequence ATGAGCGCCGTCATTTCCGCCCGCGGCCTGTCCAAGCGCTACGGCAAGCGCACCGCCATCGACAACATCGACTTCGAGATCCCGGCCGGGCGCATCGTCGGCCTGATCGGCCCCAACGGTTCCGGCAAGACCACCACCCTGAAGGCGGCGCTGGGCCTGGTGCCCTTCGACGGCGAACTGTCGGTGATGGGACTGGACCCGCGCACCCAGCGCGACGCCCTGATGCAGGACGTCTGCTTCATCGCCGACGTGGCCATCCTGCCGCGCTGGCTGCGGGTGATGGATGCGATCGACTTCGTGGCCGGCGTGCATCCGCGCTTCGACCGCGCCCGCGCCGAACGCTATATCGCCAACACCCGCCTGACCCCGACCATGAAGGTCAAGGAAATGTCGAAGGGCATGATCGTGCAGCTGCACCTGGCGCTCGTCATGGCCATCGACGCCAAGCTCCTCGTGCTCGACGAACCGACGCTTGGACTGGACATCATCTACCGCAAGCAGTTCTACCAGAACTTGCTCGAGGACTATTTTGACGAGAACAAGACCATCGTCATCACCACCCACCAGGTGGAAGAAGTCGAGCACATCCTGACCGACCTGCTCTTCATCCGCGACGGCAAGATCGTGCTGGCCGCTTCGATGGACGAAGTCGGCGAGCGCTATGTGGAAGTGATGGTCGCCGCCGACAAGGTCACCGCCGCCAACGCCTTGCAGCCGCTGGACCAGCGCACCGTGTTCGGCAAGTCGGTGATGCTGTTCGATTCGGCACGTGCCGGCGGCGTGTCGCGCGCCCAGCTGGCAGCCCTGGGCGAGACCCGCAACCCGAGCGTGGCCGACCTGTTTGTGGCAACGATGAAAGGAACCTACGCATGA
- a CDS encoding GntR family transcriptional regulator, producing the protein MNIGWNDNAPIYRQLKDRVIGMMLDGVLKAGDALPSVRQVAAEYQLNPITVSKAYQELVDENLVEKRRGIGMYVTEGASEKLLASERERFLREEWPAMVERIRLLGLNIEQLLHTAQPGGSA; encoded by the coding sequence ATGAATATCGGCTGGAACGACAACGCACCCATTTACCGCCAGCTCAAGGACCGCGTCATCGGCATGATGCTCGACGGCGTCCTGAAGGCAGGCGACGCCCTGCCCTCGGTTCGCCAGGTCGCGGCCGAGTACCAACTGAACCCGATCACCGTATCCAAGGCATACCAGGAATTGGTGGACGAAAACCTAGTAGAAAAACGAAGGGGGATAGGCATGTATGTCACTGAAGGAGCGAGCGAGAAACTGCTTGCAAGCGAACGCGAGCGCTTCCTGCGCGAAGAATGGCCGGCCATGGTGGAACGCATCCGCCTGCTGGGCCTGAACATCGAACAGTTGCTGCACACTGCGCAGCCGGGAGGATCGGCATGA
- a CDS encoding UDP-2,3-diacylglucosamine diphosphatase encodes MSTPARTLALFISDLHLQESHAATADAFFSFLHEHAAHTRQLYLLGDIFEYWAGDDDLDTPFHARVVAALRTLADAGVELYWMAGNRDFLVGADFARAAGLTLLAEPHVVEVKGQRIALVHGDAECTLDANYMEFRKMVRNRAWQAQFLAMPLAQRKTIIAGLREGSREAHTTKSYDIMDVTPEAIETVFATTGADVLIHGHTHRPALHLHGSRRRYVLPDWESDATPARGGWIAVGIDGAITRRAVDGTPL; translated from the coding sequence ATGTCCACTCCCGCGCGCACGCTTGCGCTCTTCATCTCCGACCTGCACCTGCAGGAATCGCATGCCGCGACCGCGGATGCTTTCTTCAGCTTCCTCCACGAACACGCGGCGCACACCCGCCAGCTCTACCTGCTGGGCGACATCTTCGAATACTGGGCCGGCGACGACGACCTCGATACGCCCTTCCACGCCCGCGTGGTGGCGGCGCTGCGTACGCTCGCCGACGCCGGCGTCGAACTCTACTGGATGGCCGGCAACCGCGACTTCCTGGTCGGCGCGGATTTTGCACGGGCCGCGGGCTTGACGCTGCTGGCCGAGCCGCACGTGGTCGAGGTCAAAGGCCAGCGCATCGCCCTCGTGCACGGCGACGCCGAATGCACGCTGGACGCGAACTACATGGAGTTTCGCAAGATGGTGCGCAATCGAGCATGGCAGGCGCAGTTCCTGGCCATGCCGCTGGCCCAGCGCAAGACCATCATCGCCGGCCTGCGCGAAGGCAGCCGCGAAGCCCATACCACCAAGTCCTACGACATCATGGACGTCACGCCTGAAGCGATCGAGACGGTGTTCGCCACCACCGGCGCCGATGTGCTGATCCATGGCCACACCCACCGCCCTGCCCTGCACCTGCACGGCAGCCGTCGCCGCTACGTGCTGCCCGACTGGGAGAGCGACGCCACCCCGGCGCGCGGCGGCTGGATCGCGGTCGGGATCGACGGCGCCATCACCCGCCGCGCCGTCGACGGCACGCCCCTCTAG
- a CDS encoding peptidylprolyl isomerase: MTSVLMTTNKGNITVELDAEKAPKTVANFLDYVNKGHFSNTIFHRVIKDFMIQGGGFEPGMKQKPTDATVENEGKNGLKNDKYTIAMARTSAPHSASAQFFINTKNNDFLNYPGQDGWGYAVFGKVTSGLEVVDEINNIKTSRSGMHSDVPAEPVIIEKIEVVQ, encoded by the coding sequence ATGACCTCCGTACTCATGACCACCAACAAGGGCAACATCACCGTCGAACTGGACGCCGAGAAGGCACCGAAGACCGTTGCCAACTTCCTGGACTACGTGAACAAGGGTCACTTCAGCAACACGATCTTCCACCGCGTGATCAAGGACTTCATGATCCAGGGCGGCGGCTTCGAGCCGGGCATGAAGCAGAAACCGACCGACGCGACCGTCGAGAACGAAGGCAAGAACGGCCTGAAGAACGACAAGTACACGATCGCCATGGCCCGCACCTCGGCGCCGCACTCGGCATCGGCCCAGTTCTTCATCAACACCAAGAACAACGACTTCCTGAACTACCCGGGCCAGGACGGCTGGGGCTATGCCGTGTTCGGCAAGGTCACCTCGGGCCTTGAAGTCGTCGACGAGATCAACAATATCAAGACCTCGCGTTCGGGCATGCACTCCGACGTGCCGGCCGAACCGGTGATCATCGAGAAAATCGAAGTCGTACAGTAA
- a CDS encoding peptidylprolyl isomerase, whose product MHAQKQIRRSFLTYVAAAACAFSLGGTALAADHPQVSIKTTMGEIVLELDQEKAPKSTANFLQYVKSGFYKGTVFHRVINDFMIQGGGYTEKLVDKPGVRKAIPSEAKNGLSNKPYTVAMARTNDPNSATSQFFINVNDNAGLDYPGQDGHGYTVFGRVVKGQETVDKIKNVVTDDMRGMQDVPVTPIVIRSATILTGDKLVK is encoded by the coding sequence ATGCATGCACAAAAACAGATTCGCCGCTCCTTCCTGACCTATGTTGCCGCCGCGGCATGTGCCTTCAGCCTGGGCGGCACCGCCCTGGCGGCCGATCACCCGCAGGTGTCGATCAAGACGACGATGGGCGAGATCGTGCTCGAACTCGACCAGGAGAAGGCGCCCAAGAGCACAGCCAATTTCCTGCAATACGTGAAGTCGGGCTTCTACAAGGGCACGGTCTTCCACCGCGTCATTAACGACTTCATGATCCAGGGCGGCGGCTACACCGAGAAGCTGGTCGACAAGCCCGGCGTGAGGAAAGCCATCCCGAGCGAAGCGAAGAACGGCCTGTCGAACAAGCCCTACACGGTGGCGATGGCGCGCACCAACGACCCGAACTCGGCCACCTCGCAATTCTTCATCAACGTCAACGATAATGCCGGCCTCGATTACCCGGGCCAGGACGGTCACGGTTACACCGTGTTCGGGCGCGTGGTGAAGGGCCAGGAGACGGTCGACAAGATCAAGAATGTGGTCACCGACGACATGCGCGGCATGCAGGACGTGCCGGTGACGCCGATCGTGATTCGGTCCGCGACCATCCTCACTGGCGATAAGCTTGTAAAATAA